TATTGAATTTGGCATGATCCCTGAGTTTGTGGGGCGTTTGCCAGTGGTGGTTCCCCTGCACAGCCTTGATGAGAAAACCCTTGTACGGATTCTTACTGAGCCTCGGAATGCAGTGATTCCCCAATACCAGGCATTATTCAGCATGGATAAGGTTTGGATTTTCTCTTGCTACTTGAGACTTGTTCAGGGCTCTTTCTTGTTACCAGCATTTTGTTTCCAAAAGAGCAGGACTCTCTCTTGGACACTTTAAAACATTagattgattttttttggggggggtgtgatTAATTTGCAGATCTATTAAATGATGACTGCACTACCTgctgaaaaacaaaagaaaaaacgaCTCAAAATTTAATTTATGCTTGTCCAAATACAATTAGAGTTTCcatagggagggaggaagggggggactACAGAGTGTAACTTTTGTCTTGCATTTTCCAGTGTGAATTGAATGTTACTGAAGATGCCCTAAAGGCTATAGCCAGGTTGGCCTTAGACCGCAAGACTGGTGCAAGAGGTCTTCGATCTATAATGGTAAGGCTGATTTCTCTTCACTTGTATCAATGATCTAGGACATAACCATTAGTTGTGTTTATTGAAATCCCACTGTCTGCCCTGGGAGGTGAATCACAGAGAGATTTTTAGAAATCAGATCATTAGTGGCTCAGTTAcccttgttaaaaacaaaaccaaccttCCCTACAGCTTGAAATTTTGTCTTGGGGAGAACATTTTTCGCCTAGCCCATGCTACCTAAAGACTTTCCAACTTGCAAAGCCTTCCTAGCAATCTAAAGTGATTCAGTCCCAAAGAGACCATGCCATGTGATAGTTCTACATGTTCTGGAAGAAAGACTGAGTTTAGACACTAAAATATTTGTTAACAGTACTAAAAGGAGTGCTGTCTGAAGCTATAGAGCGGCTGCTTTATTATTATGACAGCAGTATGTATTCACCTAATGCTGGGGTTCTTAAATGCCAAAATTACAAGACTAGTATCAGACAAAGATGTTCTTGGAAAATGAATATGGGCATTATGCGGAAGTTCATATCTTTTGCAATCTTTTTGCAAACAAATGGAGTCTTCCTATGCAGTAAGTGAAATCTAAAGCATATTAATGGTCGTGCTAATTCTATTCTCATCGTGGTGGAAGTTGCTTTTCTCATTGACTGTATTCTGGATCTTTATTTTGTTGACTAAGTACttcttattttaaataaaagggggaaaggtaTAAATGTGTAATCAAGTCAAAGAGgcagaaaaagcaaaaacaaagattGATTTGGAGGAAGAGCAAGACTGGCAGGGAATTAATGTTTGGCCCAAAGCAGAGAACTGAAGGTTGCATAAGAAGCGGCTTTGAAGCAGGGCTGGCCTGGAATGGCTAGAGTGGAATCTGGAAGCGTAATTGCATCTTAGACAACTTCCTGCACATGCATCATTTAAATGAGTTGCACAACAGCTCTACGGTCCTGTGCAGCTCGAGTGAGTTTTGCACAGAACATTACCAGTAGATCCTGCCCATAGGTCATTTATGTCTGTCTTCTATTCCGTCACCCATGCCGATTTCAAAATCTACCACTTTGAAGCACTTGTTTTACCTTGCCTTGTGGTAGGGCCATTTCTTAAGAAGCTGCTcaacaccaagtcagaccattggtccatccagctcagcattgcTAATACAGACTGGCATCAGGTCTCTGGTGTCTTTTCTCatgcctacctgaagatgctaggGAACCTGCATGAGACCTGCATACAAACCAtgcgctctgccactgagctacagcccttccaccTTGTTTTTAAGGTGGAGCTAGAAGAAAGTAGCTATGCTGATGGCAGCCTTGGCAAGTAGCATTGTGATAGGATTCCTGACAAATGTCTGTCAACTAAGTTCTCAACTTACTCAGCTACTAAGTAGAGATGTTGACATGAATGAACATTAtactgtccattaatttcaataggtttactaTAGTAACTTGGTTGGCTACTGGCCTAAGCCTCTTTCGGGCAGAGAAGTGGTTGTAGCAAACTGTCTATTGCCAGGTGTTCATTGGAAGAGGGATTATGTGAGCAAAACCTTGATGCTTATTCTTCTACCCTTTAGGAAAAGTTACTGCTGGAACCCATGTTTGAAGTACCCAATTCTGACATTGTATGTGTGGAGGTTGACAAAGATGtcgtggaaggaaagaaggatcCAGGATACGTCAGGTAATGTCAGGTTTTCAACACTAGTTTGGGTCTgatgcaaaaataaacaaaaacactttTTCGCAGTTACTGTTTTCCACAGTTATTTTAGATACTTTTAAAAATTCCAGTTATATTTTTAAGCTACCTTTTACAGTAGATGGCTGCTTAGCATTTAACACAAACTGGCTGAACAAAATAGCtaataaacattcacatttttgtattttcaagTCAAAGGCCAGATTTATGCATTTTCAGTAGGCCAATTGGAAGCAGGAATCTTACTGAAAGATGTCATTTTGAAAGGAcactaattttaataataatgtgaggttttttaaaaaaagcaataagcCTTCAAAGAGCAGCATACTTTACTTATAGAGTAGGAAGTAACCATAGGTGACCATCCAGTCAGGTCTCCTGCTTCAGTTTGAGTCCATTATTTCTGGTGTGTGTTGCTAGGATAAAAAGATTACAAGAAGTGCAGACTTAAGTtgccatttcatttttcattttctaatGGCTTTTCAAGGCAACGGTCCACAGAACTCTGATTCTCTCCTTGATCCAAGGGACCAGTAGATCGTTTCTTCTTGAACAGCAATTCCACCTACTTTGTAGCAATTTTCTTTTAATAgttatttatttgctgctgttctgctAAAAGTACTCGGAGAAAGAGCCATTGTTTCTGCATGCAGACTCCCCTTTTcctttgctgccagtcagtgaaccAAATATCTGATTCAGTACATGACAGTTTACAACGTCCCTACTATAGAATATAATTTGGGAGGTAAAGATGCATTGTGGTCCTGGGGATCAGTATCAAAAGCTCAACTGGGCTGAAATGGCTCCCTGTTCTAGACATTACATGGAAGtagagtcatacctcatgttacatttgcttcatgttacgttttttcaggttgcgtcctgcggcgacccggaagtactggaaagggttacttctgggtttcgctgcttgcgcagtAGCACTAGATCACacttcgcgcatgcgcacaagcgccaaatcacgcCGCGCAtctgcgcagatacggcgcttcaggttgcgggctttttatgttgcgaacgggcctccggaacggatcccgttcacaaccagaagtaccactgtatttgatccTACTTGTGTTTAATTGCAGGGCTCCAGCTAAAGATGCTTCTGAAGAAGAATACGATTCAGGAGTAGAAGAAGAAAACTGGGCTCGCCAAGCAGATGCTGCAAACAATTAAATGCTGTCAGAATACTCTGCAGAAAATGCACTTAATGGGGATTTTGTTTTTAAGACCACATCCGGCTTTTTAGCCTATTTGATAACATTGGATCTCTCCTGAATATGATACATGTTCAGAAAATTTTGGCAGCGCTAATGGAAATCAGATCAAGTATTTTGCGTAACATcacactgatttattttttttggtggACACTTGGACTTCAGTGACATAATGTTCAGAAATGAAATGTATATTATATTTTGTTCAGTTAAAAAAAATGCTCTCTTTTTTAGTGCTGAGCTGAAAAGGTGGACTCCCCTTGTAAAATTCATCCCTTTCTCCTTTGGGGCACTTTTTTGGCCATTTATTACCACTGGGAGCACTGAAGAGTTGATGCACCCCCtccaaaacatacacacacacacaaaacctgcaCTGTATCCTACAGTTTGATGAAGGCAGCAGTGCACCATTGCAACCCTCTTTTCTCAACTTCAGTCAGCTGCAGCTGGTGCCATTTtttgttccaatttagatttCATCTTAGTAGCAATGACATAGCCAGATCTGATCAACTACATGCCTGTGTGACAACAGTCACCGCGGTCAAACAATGCTAATACATTGAAATAACTTTTCCCCATCATCCAACAAAAATCTGGCTGCATCATTGTTACTAGGGAGCAATGGGAAGGTTATTTTTCAAACTGTGAACCagtacaaaaaaaagaaagattttgaGGAAACATCAGGCCCCCTCAAAAGCTCCTTTTTTATACTGAATGCATTTCCTGAAGAACTTTCAGCTCAGCCCTAGCTTTTTCAGTTCTAGAGTGCAATGCAGGTATTGCCAATAGTTGAGGAGTTTTACAATAATTATACTACACAATTTGAGCAGGGAAACATAACACACAAATATTTTGAACCTACTTTTGTTTGAAAGACCATTCAGTATGCACTAAATATCTTTTCTGCTTTAAATGCAGTGGGTGCTAGAGGTACTTGTTTCACTTATAATGAAAACTGCTCTTAAAAACTGGATATGAAAGATTTAGGACAGTACTTTCTGGTCCCCAAACTCCACATTAGTCAAACCAGCGGGATTGCTCTAGAATAAACAGGTTGTGGATTGACcttattttaaagcaaacttaATGTAATGTATTAAAAATAATTGGATATAATACCAAAGGGTTCATTCGTTTTTACTTACCTTGATTAAATATCACATGTAGGTTTTGGAGAGAAAAATGGATATTACGAGAACAGATGAACCAGGAACTTGCTATACCTTTTTTTGACAGAACAAAGGTTTACAGGAAGAAATAGACCATAGAATATAGAAAATTCTATGCCAATATTTTAATATAGTACTTTGTATTGAACGTACTGGAACCATCATGCATCAGTTTTTTGGTGCCAGGTATTTTTCCCAGCCTACCTTCTTATAACATTAAGAGGCACAAGAAAGTAGCATATAATTGTATAATATTTTTCATGTAATCAGTAGTCACTGTTTGCACAAAATTCTTATTTAAGTTATAAGCTTAAAACGCCGGTCTGCATCTTGttattttaaatcttttagcaAAGCAAagattgctttgttttaaaagttaACTTGATCCTTTAGTAAAGTAtttgtaaaaacacaaaaagacgTGTATGTTTTTGATTCATTTCTGAAATTAAAATCTGTACCTAAAAGCTTGATGTCCTTCATGTTGAAGTGTGCTTATAAAAGTTTGGCTGAACTAGGTTCCATTTACACACTGATAGAATATTTTGTAAACTTGACACTGGCCACCAAGTGCATTGGGTGGGTGTAGCAACTTGCTGCTTGATTCTTAATCCTTTCCAAGCTTGTTATGAATGATTCTTCTTCTTAATTCTGAAGTTGCAGGCTGCTAGGCAATGAGACTAGAAAGTGGTGTAATACCTCCAAGAGCACACAGACATTAATGGTTTCTTAAAATCCATGTGGTTTGGAGCAGGAGAAGGAAACTAGGTGTCCCgtggtttaaaaataataattgcagtgTCCCATAtctattactgtattttagtgttctgttggaagctgcccagagtggctggggaatacataataataacttcctgttcctcccagATTTCAAGTAGTGCTGCTCCTGTGCGTTTCACAGAATGTTAAGTCTCACAGAAATGAGGGGCTTTAGGTTGTCCTTTATTGAAGTAATTGCAACTGAGTATACCATTCTAGGAATGGTAGCCTAGGAATACAGCATAGGTAAAATGCTTTAAGGGGTGGGGGGTAAGGAGTGCACTAAGGTGACGCGGTGTGTGTGGTGCTAGTGCATTCCGGTCCCGgtgcggctgatgggagctgcagtctaaaATCAGTAGCCGACAGATGTCGAATTCCTCCCAAGCCAGAGGGGGCGCTGCTCTTCTCGATGTCACTTCCGCATCAAACCGGAAGCGATGTCCGAGGGCGAGAGAGACAGCTTCTCATTCAGTTAACTAGGCCTCTTGAGGCGTGAGGAGGGCGGGATGTCGCAGCAGCCGCCGCCGTTCCCCTCATCCTTCGCGAGGCCCCCTCAGCCCCACTACTTCCCGCCGACGGGGGCTCCTCCGCAGGGTGTTTTTGGCGGGCCGCTGCCTCACCACCCTCAGTTTCCTCTTTCCCCGTTCCCGCCTTTTTCGGCGGATGGCCGAGGCCTTCCTACCCCCGCTTACCCGCCGCCATTCCGGCCGCCGCTGCCCCCTCCtccgtggcagcagcagcagcagcagcaacctccGGAGCTGCTCTCGCCTCAATGGAGGCCCGAGGCGGCGCCGTACATAGCCGGGGAGAAGCCAAGGTTCCCGCCTCCGGATCGGCCCTCGCCTCAATGGAGGCCCGAGGCGCTCCCATTCGTGGCCGGGGAGAATCCCAGGCTCCCGCTCGGGCCTGACGCTGCTGCCTCAGCCGGCGGCCTGAGGCGAGGCGACGACGAGAGCGAGCAATGGCTCAGCCGCTTCTTGGCTTGCCGCCGCACCGAAGGCGCCGCAGCCGCCTCTCCCCCGAAGCCGCGCGGCTTGAAGCCCAGCCAGGCGGGCCCGTTGGCGGCGGAGGCGCTGCGGCTGGTGGCGCAGGTGACAGCGCTGTGCGGGGCCTGGCGGCGGCGGGACGACCACGCCGAGGCCGAGGAGGTGGCGGAGGCCGAGGCCCGGCTGGCAGAGCTGCGGGAGGTGGTGCGGCCCCTGCGGGTCGAGACAGCGGCGGAGGCTCCCCTGGCCCAGCTGCGCCGCCACGCGgagaagagccgcaaaaagaggCTGCGGCGCCAATCGCGGAGGCAGGAGGCGCGGGCCGCTCGCGAGGAGGAGGCGGCCCGCGAGGCCGAGAGGGAGGCGCGGATCGAGAGCTGGCGGGCCAGGCGCGCCCTGGAAGTCGAGGAGAGGCACCGGGTGGGTTGTGCTTTAAAGGATGCCCACGAATTCCCCGCAGGGTAGTCGGTGCTTTTGAGCTTATTGGCTGCGTTGgccgtgctggcaggggctgatgggagttgtagtccagcggaGGGCACCAGGATCTCTGCTTTAGGCGAACCCCTGTTGTTCACAGCCATCTGCAGTGTTGAGATAGTACCCTACTACTGGGTTGTTGCAGGGAATAGTAAGCTGAATTGTTTTGAACACTAAACACGTTTTATTAGCAGCATTAATAGTgctaaataattattttatttataaaatatatactGCTAATTAAAAATAGCAGCATGGTTAAAAGCAATTGTacataaaaccattcaataaaaGTCATCCAAAAAAAGTTTCAAATCAGCTATTCTTCACTGACTGAATAAGCCTGAAAGTTTTCAGCTGGTGTTTAAAGGGTGAAACAAGGCGCCCGCTGAATTTGTACTCTCTAGAGAGAATATTGTTATTCTCTACACTGGTGTGCATGTGTCACAACTCAAACCCTCCCAGGGTCTTCTTTGTACACTGGGCGGTGAGTTGGAATCGCCAGTCCCAGTTGGCAAACAGCGTAAACACAAAGCACAGTTTCAGCACCATCTCTTCACTACTGGTTCGTTCCCTGTTTGTGCTTAGCATGGAGCAAGTGATTCAGGGAAGCCTGGGGTTGGCAAGTGCCTGGGATTACTATGAACCCTGTATGGGATGCACAGAATGTACTGGTGGGCTACATGCTATAGACCCCTGATCTACATGTTTACTCCAAATGTATTTTTAACAAAGACTGCTCTCCAGTGACAAGTGGATTACAGTTCATTTTGATGAGCAGTTGTGCTTTGTAGTTGAGACACACACAGAGTAATGATTGTCAGGTCTCCTGAGACAGGGGTGGAGCTTGGGAGTTGAGGATTAGTGCTGGTTATATCAGGGGATGGAGGTTTGTAGGACAGGAGCAAAGATCACAGCGAAGACCCTAGCAAATCACAGGGTAGAGTCTAGTAGGTAAGAAGTGAAGCTTGCTGAACAATAAAATGGATCCAAGGGGAAAACTGGAGCCAGTCAGTACCATTTACATATTATTGTATAGCATTCTTGGTGCACAAATGTGTGCTTGTTTTTGCATTCATTGAAACAGTTACAGTGATGGGTGCTGAAGACAATAGGCT
The nucleotide sequence above comes from Podarcis raffonei isolate rPodRaf1 chromosome 14, rPodRaf1.pri, whole genome shotgun sequence. Encoded proteins:
- the PDCD7 gene encoding programmed cell death protein 7 → MSQQPPPFPSSFARPPQPHYFPPTGAPPQGVFGGPLPHHPQFPLSPFPPFSADGRGLPTPAYPPPFRPPLPPPPWQQQQQQQPPELLSPQWRPEAAPYIAGEKPRFPPPDRPSPQWRPEALPFVAGENPRLPLGPDAAASAGGLRRGDDESEQWLSRFLACRRTEGAAAASPPKPRGLKPSQAGPLAAEALRLVAQVTALCGAWRRRDDHAEAEEVAEAEARLAELREVVRPLRVETAAEAPLAQLRRHAEKSRKKRLRRQSRRQEARAAREEEAAREAEREARIESWRARRALEVEERHREQELKAAADSVLSEVRKKQADTKRMAEILRGLEKLRKLRKEAAARKGVCPPPAADEAFENEVQSLRALIKTRTELYEAEERALRVMLEGEQEEERKREMEKKLKREKEKLLQQKREMDSKLFGDPEEFPLARLLEPFTQYYLQAEYSVPSLIQIRHEWDRYLVPTDHPEGNFIPPGWVIPCQPSSDIWATAVG